The Anastrepha ludens isolate Willacy chromosome 2, idAnaLude1.1, whole genome shotgun sequence genome contains a region encoding:
- the LOC128856125 gene encoding glutamate receptor ionotropic, kainate 2-like, whose amino-acid sequence MNILKTLILTLAFNLYVKAWSNDLDSNGDDVEIPIGIISDHNAEKLHKTFEYAITIANTGLGIPVIGKSEETNFGDSVQGYAQLCKFMQAGIGAIFGPSSRQTSSHLLTICDAKDVLYVYPHMSEHLEGFNLYPHPLDLARLLHDLIDIFEWTRFIFLYESSDYLSILNGLMSFYASDGPVINVLRYDLKLNGNYKAVLRRVRKSEDGQIVVVGSTSSVADLLRQAQQVGIINNKYSYIIGNLDFHTFDLEEYKYSEANITGIRMFSQNQLVVRNLISELGYNGYENDQIDNGSCPITLEMAMTYDAVQVFAETTKNLVYRPQPLNCSDRSNEVQRDGSTFRNYMRSINIRENTITGPIYFEGNIRKGYILDVVELQPTGIVKIGTWDERNNLTLLRPPPIDLSSEGDANSLVNKTFRVLISVPNKPYASMVESHKKLIGNNQYEGYGIDLIKELAAKLGFHYIFMNGGSDYGSFNKTTNVTTGMMKEINEGRAELAITDLTITSEREEIIDFSIPFMNLGIAILYIKPQKAPPELFSFMDPFSDEVWIYLGLVYIGISFCFFILGRLSPTEWDNPYPCIEEPEELENQFTLNNSFWFTTGAFLQQGSEIAPKSLSTRTLASIWWFFTLIILSSYTANLAAFLTVENPSGLINNVEDLANNEGGVEYGAKLTGSTRNFFATSEHEVYKKMNEYMTQHPHLLFKTNQEGVEHVKSGSLYAFLMESTSIEYNIVRECNLMKIGDTLDEKGYGIAMVKNWPYRDKFNNALLELQEQGALARLKKKWWNEVGAGVCNKKTGNGNAEALNLNNLGGVFLVLGVGSGLSLVYGIVMWCIHIARKARYYEVPFGAAFLEECRIAVDFANNERILKTAQSVYSRSRNSLVSIDSIEMDPEIEDNSQSD is encoded by the exons GCTGGTATAGGTGCCATTTTCGGCCCTTCTTCCCGTCAAACATCATCACATCTGTTAACAATATGTGATGCCAAGGACGTACTCTATGTGTACCCGCATATGAGCGAGCATTTGGAAGGCTTCAATCTCTATCCCCATCCATTGGATTTGGCCCGTTTATTGCATGATTTAATTGATATATTTGAATGGACAcgttttatttttctctatgAATCGT CCGattatttaagcatattaaaTGGTTTAATGTCCTTCTACGCCAGCGACGGCCCAGTCATCAATGTACTTCGGTACGATCTCAAATTGAATGGAAATTACAAGGCTGTTCTTCGACGTGTACGAAAATCAGAAGATGGACAAATAGTTGTGGTAGGCTCCACTTCATCTGTGGCCGATCTTTTAAGGCAG GCGCAACAAGTtggaattataaataataaatattcctACATTATTGGCAATCTAGATTTTCATACTTTTGATCTGGAAGAATATAAATATAGTGAAGCGAATATAACCGGCATAAGAATGTTCTCACAAAATCAATTAGTTGTCCGGAATCTCATATCGGAATTGGGTTATAACGGATACGAAAATGACCAAATTGATAATG GTTCCTGCCCAATAACTTTAGAAATGGCAATGACGTATGACGCGGTGCAAGTTTTTGCTGAAACCACAAAAAATCTCGTATACCGTCCTCAGCCACTAAACTGTTCTGACCGTAGCAATGAAGTGCAGCGAGATGGATCAACATTTCGGAACTACATGCGTTCG ATCAATATTCGGGAAAACACCATTACAGGACCAATATACTTTGAGGGTAACATACGTAAAGGTTATATTCTGGATGTTGTAGAACTGCAACCTACCGGAATTGTCAAGATCGGCACTTGGGATGAACGTAACAACTTGACTCTACTACGTCCACCTCCGATAGATTTATCAAGTGAAGGAGATGCCAATTCTTTAGTGAATAAAACTTTTCGTGTTCTTATTTCAGTGCCG AACAAACCTTATGCCAGTATGGTGGAGAGCCACAAGAAATTGATCGGCAACAATCAATATGAAGGCTATGGCATAGACTTAATAAAAGAATTAGCCGCAAAATTAGGcttccattatatttttatgaatggtGGCAGTGATTATGGCAGCTTCAACAAGACAACGAACGTAACGACGGGCATGATGAAGGAGATCAATGAAGGT CGAGCAGAATTGGCTATTACGGACTTGACAATAACATCGGAACGAGAGGAAATCATTGATTTTTCGATACCTTTCATGAACTTAG GCAttgcaattttatatattaagcCACAAAAAGCACCACCtgaacttttttctttcatggATCCTTTTTCCGACGAAGTTTGGATTTACTTGGGCCTTGTATACATTGGAATatcgttttgcttttttatattggGCCGCCTATCGCCAACAGAGTGGGATAATCCATATCCATGTATTGAGGAGCCCGAAGAACTAGAAAATCAATTTACGCTAAATAACTCATTTTGGTTTACAACAGGCGCATTTTTGCAGCAGGGTTCCGAGATAGCACCAAA atCGCTCTCTACACGCACACTTGCATCCATTTGGTGGTTCTTCACTTTAATCATACTATCGTCTTACACGGCCAACTTGGCTGCTTTTCTTACCGTCGAAAATCCTTCCGGACTCATTAACAATGTCGAAGATTTGGCTAATAATGAAGGTGGCGTGGAGTATGGCGCTAAACTCACTGGCTCCACACGAAATTTCTTTGCG ACCTCCGAGCATGAAGTTTATAAGAAGATGAATGAATATATGACTCAGCATCcgcatttactttttaaaacaaatcaaGAAGGCGTGGAACATGTTAAATCAGGTTCTCTTTACGCTTTTTTAATGGAATCCACGTCCATTGAATATAATATTGTGCGGGAATGCAATTTGATGAAGATTGGTGATACGCTCGACGAGAAGGGATATGGCATTGCTATGGTAAAAA ATTGGCCATATCGTGATAAATTTAATAACGCATTGTTGGAGCTTCAGGAACAAGGTGCTTTGGCGCGCTTAAAAAAGAAATGGTGGAATGAAGTGGGCGCTGGTGTTTGTAAT aaaaaaaccGGCAATGGCAATGCTGAAGCTttgaatttaaacaatttaggtGGTGTATTTCTGGTGCTCGGTGTGGGAAGTGGTCTTTCTCTTGTCTATGGCATAGTAATGTGGTGCATACATATAGCGCGAAAAGCTAGATACTATGag GTACCTTTCGGGGCCGCCTTTTTGGAAGAATGTCGGATTGCAGTTGACTTTGCCAATAATGAACGCATTCTCAAGACGGCGCAATCAGTATATTCACGTAGTCGGAATTCTCTTGTTTCGATTGATTCGATAGAAATGGATCCAGAAATTGAAGATAATTCACAAAGTGActaa